From a single Arachis hypogaea cultivar Tifrunner chromosome 3, arahy.Tifrunner.gnm2.J5K5, whole genome shotgun sequence genomic region:
- the LOC140183571 gene encoding protein MAIN-LIKE 2-like yields the protein MYYFDVITSLRMLTCDHPVPPDRYNDRVEEHLRLTGFYHASQIGVVQCQKALVNALIERWHLDTHTFHLSIGECAMTLEDVAIILGLSTDGLPVTGMTMSSFEALEAECLHQFGVAPSKSACRENCIKLIWLRDLKENLQLTDENSIQRYVKCHRVMFQISLHNVSNIIILEECLDNT from the exons ATGTATTATTTTGACGTGATTAcg AGTTTGAGGATGTTGACATGTGATCATCCAGTTCCTCCGGATCGGTACAATGATAGGGTGGAGGAGCATTTACGATTAACTGGATTTTATCATGCGTCTCAGATTGGGGTAGTCCAATGTCAGAAAGCACTGGTGAATGCTCTAATCGAAAGGTGGCACCTAGACACGCATACCTTTCACCTTTCGATTGGTGAATGTGCTATGACACTTGAAGATGTGGCAATAATTCTTGGCCTTTCGACGGACGGTCTTCCAGTCACAGGGATGACAATGAGTAGCTTTGAAGCCTTGGAGGCGGAGTGTTTACACCAATTTGGAGTTGCACCCAGTAAGTCAGCATGTAGAGAAAACTGCATAAAACTGATCTGGCTGCGGGATCTAAAAGAAAACTTACAGTTGACTGATGAAAACAGTATACAGAGGTACGTGAAATGCCACAGGGTAATGTTTCAAATATCATTACATAATGTTTCAAATATCATAATCTTGGAGGAATGTTTGGATAATACATAA